Proteins found in one Agaribacterium sp. ZY112 genomic segment:
- a CDS encoding FmdB family zinc ribbon protein has product MPVYDYKCEQHGRFYGLATMDDSDKPAHCPECGKVSARIIVISPDILAMDKDKKQAHELNEKNQHEPTLSSKARRAEDEEHKAGCGCEKKLGKAKMMYTARGEKIFPSMRPWMISH; this is encoded by the coding sequence ATGCCTGTCTATGATTATAAGTGCGAGCAGCATGGCCGTTTCTACGGCTTAGCAACAATGGATGATAGCGATAAACCCGCGCACTGCCCCGAGTGTGGCAAGGTGAGTGCGAGGATTATTGTTATTTCACCCGATATTCTTGCTATGGATAAAGATAAAAAACAGGCCCATGAATTAAACGAAAAAAATCAACATGAGCCGACTTTATCAAGTAAAGCTAGACGAGCCGAAGATGAGGAGCATAAAGCTGGATGCGGCTGCGAGAAAAAGCTAGGAAAAGCTAAAATGATGTATACCGCACGCGGTGAGAAAATATTCCCTTCAATGAGACCCTGGATGATCAGTCACTGA
- a CDS encoding urease accessory protein UreF, with the protein MMQAPSALLKLMYLVSPALPIGAYAYSQGQEWAVDANWIQSEDELCDWWQGLMYNSLAVCDLPILMRLYDAWHQENYEQVRYWDQFLIASRETSELLLEDTQLGIALKRVLETHQFTRCELVGERPSFVTLFALAGVEWQIDKSELLQGWLWSWLENQVAAACKAVPLGQTQAQRMLMRLIDDIPLVIQQASLCEDEDIGAGLPGLALASCLHERQYSRLFRS; encoded by the coding sequence ATGATGCAAGCCCCTAGTGCCCTATTAAAGTTAATGTATTTGGTAAGCCCTGCCCTTCCTATTGGCGCTTACGCTTATAGTCAGGGGCAAGAGTGGGCGGTTGATGCTAACTGGATTCAGAGTGAAGATGAACTCTGTGACTGGTGGCAAGGGTTGATGTATAACAGCTTGGCTGTATGCGATTTACCCATTCTTATGCGGTTATACGACGCGTGGCATCAAGAAAATTATGAGCAGGTCCGTTATTGGGATCAGTTTTTGATAGCCAGCCGAGAGACCTCGGAGTTATTACTCGAAGACACTCAGCTGGGTATCGCGCTAAAACGCGTACTTGAGACGCATCAGTTCACACGCTGCGAGTTGGTTGGTGAGAGGCCAAGTTTTGTAACTTTGTTTGCATTAGCTGGTGTAGAGTGGCAAATTGATAAGTCCGAATTGCTGCAAGGTTGGTTGTGGTCTTGGTTGGAAAATCAAGTGGCTGCTGCATGTAAAGCTGTACCTTTAGGTCAGACTCAAGCACAGCGAATGTTGATGCGTTTGATTGATGATATTCCCTTGGTTATCCAGCAGGCCTCACTGTGTGAGGATGAAGATATTGGTGCAGGCCTACCAGGCTTGGCACTGGCATCTTGCTTGCACGAGCGACAATACTCCCGGCTTTTTAGAAGCTGA
- the ureG gene encoding urease accessory protein UreG, whose translation MKKPPLRLGIGGPVGSGKTALVKELCNAIKDKYNIAVITNDIYTREDADFLLRHESLDADRIMGVETGGCPHTAIREDASMNLSAVAELQQRHENLDLILIESGGDNLAATFSPELSDLTLYVIDVSAGDKIPRKGGPGITKSDLLIINKIDLAPLVGADLDVMDRDAKKMRGDKPFIFSNLKDETGLQDIIRFIEKAGMLG comes from the coding sequence ATGAAAAAACCTCCCTTAAGACTTGGTATTGGTGGCCCTGTAGGGTCGGGTAAAACGGCCTTGGTAAAAGAGCTGTGTAATGCGATTAAAGACAAATACAACATCGCTGTAATTACCAACGATATCTATACCCGTGAAGATGCAGACTTTTTATTGCGTCATGAATCCTTAGATGCAGATCGTATCATGGGGGTTGAAACTGGCGGTTGCCCTCATACGGCTATTCGTGAAGATGCGTCGATGAATTTAAGCGCTGTTGCTGAGTTACAGCAGCGTCATGAAAATTTGGATCTGATCTTAATCGAAAGTGGTGGCGATAACTTAGCGGCTACGTTTAGCCCAGAACTCAGTGATTTAACACTTTATGTTATTGATGTAAGTGCTGGCGATAAAATCCCCCGTAAAGGTGGGCCGGGCATTACTAAAAGTGATTTATTGATTATTAATAAAATCGATTTGGCTCCATTGGTAGGGGCTGATCTTGATGTTATGGATAGAGATGCAAAGAAGATGCGTGGGGATAAGCCTTTTATCTTCTCTAATCTTAAGGATGAAACTGGCTTACAGGATATTATTCGTTTTATCGAAAAAGCCGGAATGCTCGGTTAG
- a CDS encoding urease accessory protein UreH: protein MDTLSLSLFLGSGLAWGMIHAFDPDHMAAVAGVSAGSDKADTGLWRFALRWSAGHGLAIAAIAMAVFAFGMAIPERFSFYAESSVSFMLIALGCFALWRLKFDRLGEKSAHVSQRGAVVVGIVHGIAGSAPLLALIPLSQVGHPLIALLYVLLFSAGVLLAMTSLGQVLSFSLNFASRVTQRYQNVAQIGFALFSIGVGIFLLF, encoded by the coding sequence GTGGACACATTGAGTCTTAGTTTATTTCTTGGTTCTGGTTTGGCCTGGGGCATGATTCACGCTTTTGACCCGGATCATATGGCTGCAGTTGCCGGTGTAAGTGCTGGTAGCGACAAGGCGGATACGGGGCTGTGGCGTTTTGCTTTACGCTGGTCGGCAGGGCATGGCTTGGCTATTGCCGCTATTGCAATGGCGGTGTTTGCTTTTGGTATGGCTATTCCTGAGCGTTTTAGCTTTTATGCTGAGAGCTCAGTTAGTTTTATGCTGATAGCACTTGGTTGTTTTGCTCTCTGGCGTTTAAAGTTCGACCGCCTCGGCGAGAAGAGTGCTCATGTATCCCAGCGTGGTGCTGTTGTTGTCGGTATCGTGCATGGTATAGCGGGCTCTGCACCGCTGTTGGCATTAATTCCTCTGTCACAAGTTGGCCACCCTTTAATCGCTCTTCTTTATGTGCTTCTTTTTAGTGCGGGCGTCTTGTTGGCCATGACAAGTTTGGGGCAAGTGCTCAGTTTTAGCCTGAACTTCGCGTCACGCGTGACTCAGCGTTATCAAAACGTCGCTCAAATTGGCTTTGCTCTGTTCTCAATTGGCGTTGGAATCTTTCTTTTGTTTTGA
- the urtA gene encoding urea ABC transporter substrate-binding protein, translating to MKQVFKKTGAVLGAAALTLSAHVAMAADTIKVGVLHSLSGTMAISETTLKDTVLMMVEEQNKAGGLLGKKLEAVVVDPASNWPLFAEKTKELIEQKNVDVIFGCWTSVSRKSVLPVIEELNGLLFYPVQYEGEESSKNVFYTGAAPNQQAIPAVDYLMEEEGVKRWVLEGTDYVYPQTTNKILKSYLMSKGVAEADISVNYTPFGHADWSTRVSQIKAFGSAGKKTAVVSTVNGDANVPFYKELANQGISAEDIPVVAFSVGEEELSGFDTAPLVGHLAAWNYFQSAESDANDAFIAKWRKFIGDEKRVTNDPMEATYIGFQAWVKAVEKAKSTDTDKVRMAMYGIEVPNLTGGVAKVLPNHHFTKPVLIGEIQADGQFDIVSQTEEVAGDAWTDFLPESAKIISDWQDKKINCGNYNTETKKCSGQNF from the coding sequence ATGAAGCAAGTTTTCAAAAAAACCGGTGCGGTACTTGGTGCAGCCGCATTAACGCTTAGTGCTCACGTTGCAATGGCTGCAGACACAATTAAAGTGGGTGTGCTTCACTCACTGTCTGGCACCATGGCGATTTCAGAAACCACATTAAAAGATACGGTTTTGATGATGGTTGAAGAGCAAAACAAAGCGGGTGGTTTATTAGGTAAGAAATTGGAAGCCGTTGTGGTTGACCCTGCTTCAAACTGGCCTTTGTTTGCTGAAAAAACAAAAGAGCTAATCGAGCAGAAAAACGTAGACGTGATCTTCGGCTGCTGGACTTCAGTTTCTCGTAAATCAGTATTGCCTGTTATTGAAGAGTTGAACGGTTTGTTGTTCTACCCTGTTCAATACGAAGGTGAAGAAAGTTCAAAGAATGTTTTCTACACTGGTGCAGCGCCTAATCAGCAAGCGATTCCTGCTGTTGATTATTTAATGGAAGAAGAAGGTGTTAAGCGTTGGGTTCTTGAAGGTACTGACTATGTTTACCCTCAAACAACTAACAAGATTCTTAAGTCTTACTTGATGAGTAAGGGCGTTGCTGAAGCTGACATCAGCGTTAACTACACGCCTTTTGGTCATGCTGATTGGTCTACTCGCGTAAGCCAAATTAAAGCATTCGGTTCAGCGGGTAAGAAAACGGCTGTTGTATCAACTGTAAACGGTGATGCTAACGTTCCTTTCTACAAAGAACTTGCTAACCAAGGTATCAGCGCTGAAGACATCCCTGTTGTTGCCTTCTCTGTTGGTGAAGAAGAGCTTAGCGGTTTTGATACTGCGCCTCTTGTAGGTCACCTAGCTGCTTGGAACTACTTCCAGAGCGCTGAATCTGACGCTAACGATGCCTTTATTGCCAAATGGCGTAAATTCATTGGTGATGAAAAGCGCGTTACCAATGACCCAATGGAAGCAACTTATATCGGTTTCCAGGCTTGGGTAAAAGCGGTTGAGAAAGCTAAGTCTACTGATACTGATAAAGTTCGCATGGCTATGTACGGCATCGAAGTGCCTAACTTAACTGGTGGTGTAGCTAAAGTACTTCCTAACCACCACTTCACTAAGCCTGTTCTAATTGGCGAAATTCAAGCTGATGGTCAGTTTGATATCGTAAGCCAAACTGAAGAAGTTGCCGGTGATGCTTGGACTGATTTCCTTCCTGAGAGCGCGAAAATCATCTCTGATTGGCAGGACAAGAAAATCAACTGTGGTAACTACAACACTGAAACTAAAAAGTGTTCTGGCCAAAACTTCTAA